One stretch of Zingiber officinale cultivar Zhangliang chromosome 6B, Zo_v1.1, whole genome shotgun sequence DNA includes these proteins:
- the LOC121993001 gene encoding uncharacterized protein LOC121993001, whose amino-acid sequence MAEECCFLSKELSIVKPPKKSHLALRMFVLSVAMICGVYICLVCLKQIGNQSVPRVMKFEVTEESCYNPGISPSEISYLHYQKPSTFRRNECACTPVRFFAILSMQRSGSGWFETLMNSHPNISSNGEVFSVKERRNNMSSITRTLNKVYNLDWYSSASKNECTAAVGLKWMLNQGLMTNHEEIAKYFNERGVSTILLFRRNLLRRMVSQLANDHDRIAKQLNGKHKAHVHSEYEADVLAKYKPAINATEMISSLRYSTECVKNALGYFNGTRHMVLYYEDLISNHTKLVDVLDFLRLPRRHLVSRQVKIHRKPLDKQVENLDVVVNALKGTEYERFLSADYTL is encoded by the exons ATGGCTGAGGAGTGCTGTTTCTTGAGTAAA GAGTTAAGCATAGTAAAGCCACCAAAGAAATCACACCTTGCCTTGAGGATGTTTGTGTTAAGTGTTGCTATGATTTGTGGCGTCTATATATGCTTAGTGTGTCTAAAGCAAATCGGGAACCAGAGCGTGCCTAGAGTCATGAAGTTTGAGGTAACAGAAGAATCCTGTTATAATCCTGGTATCTCACCATCTGAAATATCATATTTGCACTACCAAAAACCCTCAACTTTTAGAAG GAATGAGTGTGCATGTACACCAGTCCGCTTCTTTGCTATTTTGTCAATGCAGAGGTCTGGAAGTGGTTGGTTCGAGACTCTGATGAATAGCCATCCCAACATTAGCTCAAATGGGGAGGTCTTCTCTGTCAAAGAAAGGAGGAATAACATGTCTTCTATCACAAGAACACTAAACAAAGTCTACAATTTGGATTGGTATAGTAGTGCTTCTAAAAATGAATGCACGGCTGCTGTTGGATTGAAATGGATGCTTAATCAG GGTCTTATGACTAATCATGAAGAAATTGCCAAATATTTCAATGAAAGAGGGGTGTCTACAATACTTTTGTTCAGAAGAAACTTACTTCGTCGTATGGTTTCACAACTTGCAAATGATCATGATCGCATAGCAAAGCAATTAAATGGCAAACACAAAGCTCATGTGCACTCTGAATATGAG GCTGATGTGCTTGCAAAGTACAAACCTGCCATCAATGCAACAGAAATGATTTCCAGCCTCAGGTACTCTACTGAGTGTGTTAAAAATGCTCTGGGTTACTTTAACGGCACTCGACACATGGTTTTGTACTATGAGGATCTCATCTCGAACCACACT AAGCTGGTTGATGTTCTAGACTTCTTGAGACTACCCCGTAGACATCTGGTTAGTCGTCAGGTTAAGATACACCGAAAACCATTAGACAAGCAGGTCGAGAACTTGGATGTTGTTGTCAATGCTCTTAAGGGAACTGAGTATGAAAGATTTCTTAGTGCCGACTACACGCTATAG